In Felis catus isolate Fca126 chromosome E1, F.catus_Fca126_mat1.0, whole genome shotgun sequence, the following proteins share a genomic window:
- the LOC101091418 gene encoding carbonyl reductase [NADPH] 2: MQLNFRGLPALVTGAGKGIGRDTVKALHALGAKVVAVSRTDTDLVSLSKECPGIQTVCVDLGDWDATERALGNVGPVDLLVNNAAVAPLQPFLEVTKEVFDRTFNVNLRSLVQVSQIVARGMIHRGVPGSIVHVSSMVAYVTLPNLSVYSSTKGAISVFTRAMAAELGPYKIRVNSVNPTVVLTAMGQKVLTDPEIARKLKERHPLQKFAETEDVVNSILFLLSDRSASTSGSGILVDAGYLAS, encoded by the exons ATGCAACTGAATTTCAGAGGCCTGCCGGCCCTGGtgacaggggcagggaaag GGATCGGGAGGGACACTGTGAAGGCCCTGCACGCCCTGGGAGCCAAAGTGGTCGCCGTGAGCCGCACCGACACTGACCTAGTCAGCCTCTCCAAGGAG TGTCCCGGGATACAGACTGTGTGTGTGGACCTGGGTGACTGGGACGCCACGGAGCGGGCACTGGGCAACGTGGGCCCCGTGGACCTGCTGGTGAACAACGCTGCCGTGGCGCCACTGCAGCCCTTCCTGGAGGTCACCAAGGAGGTCTTCGACAG GACCTTCAATGTGAACCTGCGCTCCCTGGTGCAGGTGTCCCAG ATCGTGGCCCGGGGAATGATCCACCGCGGAGTGCCTGGCTCCATTGTCCATGTCTCCAGCATGGTGGCCTATGTCACTTTACCCAACCTATCTGTCTACA GCTCCACCAAGGGCGCAATAAGTGTATTCACCAGAGCCATGGCCGCAGAGCTGGGGCCATACAAG ATCCGGGTAAACTCCGTGAACCCCACGGTGGTGCTGACGGCCATGGGCCAGAAAGTCTTGACGGACCCCGAGATCGCCCGGAAACTGAAGGAGCGTCACCCCCTGCAGAAGTTTGCAG AGACGGAGGACGTGGTCAACAGCATCCTCTTCCTGCTCAGCGACCGCAGCGCCTCCACCAGCGGCTCGGGCATACTCGTGGACGCCGGGTACCTGGCTTCCTAG